GCCGCATTTTCTTCATGCGCGGCAGCACGTCGAAAATGTTTTCATCGGGCATCACCACGTCCGTAATCACCAGGTCGCCGTCGCCGGAGGACACCCACCGCCACAGGGTCGAGGCGTTGGACGTCAGCCGGACGGTATAACCGGCACGGGACAGGGCCTGATTGAGAACCGTGCGGATGGCCGCATCATCATCAGCAACTAAAATCGTGCCGCTTGGCATGGTCAAATCGTTCCCTTGCTGGACGGGGTCGGCAGCGCCTCCCCTTCACCCGTGAATGCAGGCATCAGGATCCGGAAAACGGTTTTGTGGCGCTGGCTGTCACATTCAATGACGCCGCCATGATCACCTATGATCTTGGCAACCAGTGCCAGGCCGAGGCCGGAACCGTTGGTCTTGGTTGAGATGAATGGCTCGAAGAGATGCGGCAGAAGATCGTCCGGCACACCGGGGCCGTTGTCCTGCACGCAGAACTCCAATGGCAAGCTGACCTTGTCATCGGTGCCCGGCACCGACAGCCGCACGCCGGGGCGGAATGCGGTCGACACCTTGATCTCGCCGTCAGGATCGTCACCGATTGCCTCGCAGGCATTCTTGATGAGATTCAGAAAGACCTGGATCAGCTGATCCTTGTTGGCAAACACGGCCGGCAGCGATGGGTCATAGACCTCGACAATGCGCTTGTCGCGCGCAAAACCGGAATCGGCCAGCCGCTTCACATGGTCGAGAACGATATGAATGTTGACCGGTTCGCGTTCGATAGGCCGCTCGTCCGAGAAGACTTCCATCCGGTCAACCAGTTTCACGATCCGGTCGGTCTCGTCCATGATCAATCGCGTCAAGGCCCGGTCTTCGGCAGGCACCGACTGTTCAATCAGCTGAGCGGCGCCGCGAATGCCCGACAGCGGATTCTTGATCTCGTGCGCCAGCATGGCCGCAAGTCCCGTGACGGTGCGCGCCGCGCCCCTGGAAGTCAGCTGACGGTCAATTTTTTCCGCCATGGTTCGTTCCTGGAACATCAGGACAACAGCGCCGGGCCGGTCTGACACCGGCGCGGCATTGATATCAACCACCTTGGGGGCACCGATGCGCGGAGACCCAATATCAACCTTGTACTCGTTGACCGGAGCAGCCCGTTCGCGCACCTGATCGATCAGGGTCAGCAGCGGGCTGCCAAAGGGAACAAAGTCGCTGATCGGATGACGGCGGAGCACCGATACACTGGAGCGCATGAAAATCTCGGCTGCCATATTCGCCGATTCAATCACGCCATCGGGCGCCACCAGCAGCACAGGATGAGGAAGCGCGTCCAGAATGATGGGCCCGTCGCTGGCAAGAGCGGCCGTCCGGCCGGAAGGAGACGCAAGATCCGTCAAGCTGCAGTCCGTTCGTTTGTAATGGGGAACCACTCGTTTACCAGCCGGATCACGTCTGCCGGCTGCTTCGAGGTCATCAGGGTTTGTCGAATAGCGGTCGGGATATGGCCTTCCCCAGCTGACTGGGCGATATCGAGATACCAGCCGAGATGTTTACGCGCGATCCGCAAGCCGCCGTCTTCACCGTAGTGGCCCAACAGCGCCTCGTAATGTTCGATCACCAGATCGGCCAGCTCGCGACCAACAGGTTCTGCAAGACGCTCCCCCGTTGCCAGAAAATGGCCGACATGGCCCGGCAGCCACGGCCGGCCATAGGCTCCGCGTCCGATCATGACGCCGTCCGCTCCCGACTGCTCGAGCATGGTCAACGCGTCGTCAAATCCCCTGCAGTCGCCATTGGCGATCAGCGGCACCGAAATGGCGTCCTTGACCGCCGCAATTGCCGGCCAATCCGCCCTGCCCTTGTAGAACTGACAGCGGGTGCGGCCATGCACGGTGATCAGCTGAATGCCTGCCGTCTCAGCCCGGCGTGCAAGCTCCGGAGCATTGATGGACTTGTCGTCCCAACCAAGGCGCATCTTGAGGGTAACCGGCAGATCGACAGCTTCGACCGTGGCTTCGATCAACGTCAGGGCATGGTCAAGATCGCGCATCAGCGCGGATCCGGAATAGCCGGACGTGACTTTTTTGGCGGGACAGCCCATGTTGATGTCGATGACGTCGGCGCCCAGATCGGCAATGACCTTCGCAGCCTCCCCCATCCAGCGGGCTTCCCGTCCTGCAAGCTGCACCACATGCAGGCCATTTCCCTGCGCCTCGGCACGCATCTGCGTTTCGGCATCACCACGTACAAAAGATTCGCTGGCGACCATCTCGCTGACGACCATGCCGGCGCCAAATCGCGCCGCCAGTCTGCGGAATGGCAGATCGGAAACTCCGGACATCGGAGCCAGCACAGCCAGATTTGGCAATTGATGCCGGCCTATTGACAGTGATTTGGTCATCAGGGGTTCAAAGTCTCTGCTTTGCTTAATGACTGTGCATTTTCTAATCTGCCTATATTGTAGACAAATATCGCATTGCAACAAGTCAAAAATTTCGGTTCAAACAAGTTCTTCAGGTTGGCGGTACGACAAAACATTCAGGAAGTGCCTGGCCATCCCTTGAAACCAAAGGAACTCGCGCTGGCCGACCGCCTCCGACCGACCTTCAGTTTCAGAAGAGTGACGAGCAAATATGTGTTTCCAGTGTGGTTTTCGGGTCTGAAATACGCTACGGCGAAGGCTGCCTTTTGGCGGCGACTTTCAGATCCACCATTCTAGGAGACCGCATATGACAAATCCCGCTGCTGCTCTGGTTGTTGCGGCAGGGCGCGGAACACGCCTGGCGGATCCAGACGATACACGTCCCAAGCAATATCGCGACCTTGCCGGCCAACCGGTGCTGACCCATACACTGAAAGCGCTCGGGAATCACCCGCGGATTGCCCGTTTGGTTACGGTGATGCATCCGGACGATGCAGCGCTTTACGACGAGGCAGTTTCCGAATTGCCCCCGGCCATCATTGCCAAGCTTGAGCCTGCGGTTGCAGGCGGTGCAACGCGGCAGCAATCCGTTCATGCCGGCCTGCAGGCCCTGGCCAACACAGCGTGCAACCAAGTTCTCATTCACGACGCTGCGCGCCCCTTTGTAACGACAGAGGTTTTGGACAGGCTTTTTGAAGCCTTGGACGATGGCGCAACTGGCGTTCTGGCTGCGGTCCCGGTTTCGGACACGCTCAAACGAGTTGACGCAAATCGGGTCTCCGTCGAGACAGTCGACCGGACGGGACTATGGGCTGCTCAAACGCCCCAGGCCTTCGAATTGGGAGGCATCCTCTCCGCGCACACCAGAGCAGCTGCGGCCGGGCGAGACGATTTCACCGATGACACGGGACTTGCGGAATGGGACTCAATGTCCATTGTGATAAGCGAAGGCGACCCGGCCAACTTCAAGATCACCACGTCCGCGGACTTGAAACGTGCAGAAATCCTGGCAAGGACAGGCGTCATGAGCGATACGACCAACACGCTCCGCCCCCTGGCGGATCTGACCGATATCCGGACCGGCATCGGCTATGATGTTCATGCGTTCGAAGATGGCACGGCCGTTGTACTGGGCGGCATTGAAATCCCCCACACCAGGAAGCTGAAAGGGCATTCGGACGCCGACGTCGTCCTTCACGCAATCACCGATGCGACACTCGGAGCAATCGGCGACGGCGATATCGGTCAGCATTTTCCGCCAAGCGATCCGAAATGGAAAGGCGCAGCCTCCGACCAGTTTCAACTTGATGCCATACGCCGGGTCGCGGCCCTTGGCGGACGGCTGGCACATATCGACGTGACCGTAATCTGCGAAGAACCCAAGATCGGCCCGCACCGCGAGGCGGTATGCAATTCCATTGCAACAATCTGCGCCATTCCGGTTTCCCGGGTGTCCGTGAAGGCAACGACGTCGGAAAAACTCGGCTTTACCGGCCGCCGCGAGGGCATTGCCGCGGTTGCCGCCGTCACCGTGCGCCTGCCCCTGGACGAGGAAGCCTGACTAATGACTGAAACTTCACCGCACAGCCTCGAAGATCTGGCACCGCTTGCCGAGAAGGTACTCGACGCCCTCAAGGCGAAGAACATGATGGTGGCAACCGCCGAATCCTGTACGGGCGGCCTCATCTGCGGTGCCCTCACCGAAATTGCGGGTTCCTCTGCCGCTGTTGACCGCGGCTTCGTCACCTATTCCAATGAAGCCAAGACCGAGTTGCTCGGCGTGCCGGCCGAGCTGATTGCAAAGGTCGGAGCTGTCAGCAAGGACGTGGCCATCGCAATGGCGGAAGGCGCCGTGACACGGTCCAACGCCGATATTGCGGTCTCCGTGACAGGCATCGCCGGCCCCGGCGGCGGCAGCGAGGCGAAACCTGTCGGCACCGTGCATCTGGCTGTGGCCTGCAAGGGCAGGCCGACCGAGCACCTGCATTGCTGGTTTGCGGACCAGGGACGCCGCTCGATCCGTCTTGCCACCGTACAAACTGCACTAATTTCAATATTAAATGCAGTTTACTGAGTAAACGGTCGTTAAGCCTTCATGGAGAACGCGCTGGTTTCCGTATTGGGAACCTTTATAGTCAGCAGTGTTGACCTATAGGGAATTCCAGACAGAAATCATCATGCTGAAACACGCGATTCTCCTTGTGACCGCCCTGCTGTGCGCAGGCGGCGCGGCCAAAGCCGACGCCGTACCGCAACCTGGCGATTTTTATCTGATCTCCCGCGATCGAAGCGGCCTATTTGTAGGCAGCCACAAACTCTTCCAGGGTTTTTCAGAGGGCCTCAAGCAGGTCGCCTATTGCCGGCGTGACTATTACGTGCGCAGCCACACCGTGGCCTGGACCCAGCTGGAAACCGAGCTCGGGCACACTGTGCGCGTTGAATACAATTTTGGCCGCGGCTGGCGCCCGATCTGCGACCACCCGGAGCGGCAGGTCACCCTTGAGGATATCGGCATCAATGAAAGTCCGCGCGACGTGCTTGCCGGTGAAGCCGACGGCGAACAGGGAAAGAGCCGCCTGTCGGCTATCGGAGCCGTGTTCCAGACGCGCGCGTCGGGCGAGGCAAACGCCACATTTCACACGAGATAACTCAATCGATTGGTTTCATTGCACTGAAAACCAGCGCGGAGAAAACTAGCTAAATTTTTAATAAAATCTTCCCGCCGTTAAACACGGGTTGGAGAGGCAAATCCGATAGGGTGTTTTCTGGCAGGTTACAACTCGCGAAATGAGTTCGCGATTCAGGAAATGGATATGTCAGTCCAGAAAACACTCCTTGCAGCAGGCGCGTTCTGCCTGGCAGGCACATTGGCGCATGCGGGAAATGAAATCCCCGTGGCCGGTGACACCTATATCATTTCCCGCGACGGTCAGAACTTTCGGGGGTCGCACCGTATCTACAACAGGATGTCCGACGGACTGATCGAAGTGGAATATTGCGGCCGGTCCTATTGGGTCCGCTATGCGACGGTCGCCTGGACTCAGCTCGAAGTGCAGCAAAACTACGTCGTTCGGGTGGAGTATAACTGGGGAAAGGGCTGGCGCCCGATCTGTGAGCATCCCGAAGAACAGGTGACGCTCCAGGGCCTTGGCGTTGAAGAGGATCCGCGCGTTGTCGTTCAAAACGACGGTGCTTCCATTCGCAGAATCAATCGCTTCGCCGTAATCCGTGAAGCTTTCCGGCCGGTAGATGGCGACAAGGCCGCAAAATCCTACCACGGAAACTGAGCATCCGCCGGGAGCGTCGTTTGGTAAGGCTCGGGTAAGTGGGAAACAGTATGATCTGAATCGAGAGGGGTCGCGGGGCGGCACTGAAAAGGGAAACCTGACATGAAACGCTTGTTTGCGTTCCTAGCGATCTTTGCGGTTGGCGGCCTAGTTCCCGCCGGAACAGCGCTGGCCCAAGGTGATTTCTACATCCGTTCCCAGTATTCCAACGGCACCTTCACCGGCTTTCATGAAATCCTGACCAAGCCGAAGGAAGGCTACCACCAGGCCCGCTATTGTGACCGCACCTTCTGGGTCTCCTCCACCACTGTTGTCTGGACAGAAGAAGAAGCCGCCGCCGGGCGCAAGCTGATCGTGGAAGAAAACCTTGGCAGCAATCGCAGGACCGTCTGCGCCGACTACGGCTCGTTTGCTACCCTGGACGATCTTGGCCTGAAGAAGCGGGAAGTCGAGCAGATCCGGAACAGAAACGAGCCTCTCGACATGAAATCCAGCCGCATCCGCGTCATTCGCGATGCCTTCAAGCAGTTCAAGTGATCTCTTGCATTGCTGCTCTGATGGGAGTTGCCCCCCTTCCTCAAGCAGCACGCCATGTTTGGGAAACACGGCGACGCAGTTTTGGAAGATCGGTGACACCTTCCAGAGCAACCGGCCCATCTTTCGAGACGCGCACAAGTGCGTTTTGCAGGTGACTTTCCGGTTTTCGATCAGATGTGGTTGCGGACCTAGGCCCCGTAGACCTCGTCCGCACGCGCTTCGAACGCGCTGGAAAACTTGCGGAACGCCTTGTCGAACATGACGCCCATCAGCGAGCCCAGGGTGCGGCTGCGAAACTCGTAGGAAATATAGAAGCCGACGGTGCTGGCGCCTTCCCCCACATCCTCGAAAGTCCATTTGTTCTCTAGATGCTTGAAGGGGCCATCGAGATACTCAACAAGGATGGTGCGCTCGTCGGGACGCAACTCCACCCGGCTGGTGAAGGTTTCCTTGAACAGTTTGTAGGCGACGGTCATGTCAGCGACGAGAACCGACCGCCCATCCGCTAGTTCCTTGCGCCCGCGCACATGCAGCCCCTGGCACAACGGCACGAATTCCGGATATCGCTCCACATCGGCAACCAGGCGAAACATGTCGTCCGCCGCGTGATTGACTTTGTGACTGGAGGTAAAACTGGGCATCGCGTCGAAGAGTCCAGATTGTATCTTTGTCAGTGGCCGAGCTTGGCCTTGCGGGCCGCTCTAAGCTCGGCAAAGTCCTCGCCTGCATGATGCGAGGACCTGGTCAGCGGGCTGGCGGACACTTTCAGGAAGCCCTTCGCGTAGGCGATGCGCTCATAGCCCTTGAACTGCTCCGGTGTTACAAAATCGATCACCGGATGATGTTTCTTGGACGGCTGCAGATATTGCCCGATGGTCATGAAATCGACATCGGCGGCCCGAAGATCATCCATCAGCTGCAACACTTCGTTCCGGACTTCTCCAAGTCCGACCATGATACCGGACTTGGTGAACATCTCCGGATCAAGTTCCTTCACTTTCTGAAGAAGCCGAATGGAGTGGAAATAGCGCGCGCCCGGACGCACCTTCAGATACTTGGAAGGAACGGTTTCCAGATTGTGGTTGAAGACATCCGGCCGGGCCTCGACAACGATCTCCAGGGCACCATCCTTGCGCAGGAAATCAGGTGTCAGGACCTCGATCGTTGTGGTCGGAGAAGCCTTGCGAATCGCCTGGATCACATTCGCGAAATGCGTTGCTCCGCCATCGTCGAGATCGTCCCGGTCGACGGAGGTGATGACGACATGCTCAAGACCCATGGCGGCCACGGCATCGGCGACACCCTGCGGTTCTTTCGGGTCGACCGGCCCCGGCATGCCCGTTCGCACGTTGCAGAAGGCGCAGGCCCGCGTGCAGGTGTCACCCAGGATCATGAAGCTGGCATGTTTTTTCGACCAGCATTCGCCGATGTTCGGGCAGCCGGCCTCTTCGCAGACCGTGACGAGATTGTTGTCCCGAACAATGCCCTTGGTCTCGCGGTAAACAGGTGACGTCGGCGCCTTGACGCGGATCCATTTCGGCTTGCGTTGCACCGGATTGTCCGGGCGATGCGCCTTTTCCGGATGGCGTGGGCGCGAGTCAGCAGATTGCTGCCGGCGATTGAGCGTGTCGACGATCGTAACCATGGGCCTTAAGTGTCGTTATTCCCTTGAAAGGTCAAGTCATAATGGTGCCAAGCCAGCTATGTGCTTAATGCAGGCCTGACGAGCTGTTCCAGCCGCGCGCGGGCCCGCGCCGTCAATGGATGAGACTTGCGCGTGGCCTCGTTCATCTGCACGATCACGGTGACGGCCCTGGCGACCGGCTTTCCGTTCTGGAACACCTGCTGAAACAGCTTGAACGAGCTGCGGCCGATCTCGTGCACGGCTGTTCCGATCTCGACCTCTCCCGGCCAGTTCACTTCGGCCAGAAAATCGAGTTCCAGACGCGCAATCACAAAGGCTGCCCCTTCATCGGCCAGCTCTTCCCCATAGATGACTTCCACACGGCCGGTTTCCAGAAAGGTCGCGAAAACCGCGTTGTTGACATGGCCCTGCCGGTCCGTATCGGCGTAGCGCAGTTTGTCTGTGGTTCGGATGGCAAAGGCCTTGAGCCCGATATCGGTCATTCCACCCCGTTCCCCTGATGCTGGCCGGCAATGACATAAATCGACGCCATCACCTCCCCGCCCTGGCAAATAACTGTCACGGATACGCGCTCGTAACCGCTGCCCTCGAACGCATCCAACCGCGCCCAGTGGTCCGGCAGATCATGAGATTCAAGAACATGGACCTCAATCTCGCCGCCAGTCTCTTCAAGGATCAGACCGGGATACCCCATGGCAGCGCCCCAACCAGCTTCAACCAGGCGCCCCCGCACGGCGCCGACGCACCAGGAGCCTGCGAGTTCTTCCACTTGGTGATGGTTGGCCCGCCCCGGCGCAAGCGTCCCGTAGGTCGCAAGGCGGGATTCAGCGGTGTGATCCGGCATTTTCATCGGCATTCGATCCGACTAGCCGCGTATTTTCTTCCAGAGAAACAGGAACAGGATCGCGCCGACCGTCGCCAGCACCAGCTGGTCAAAAATGCCTCCGGTGATCTGCAGGCGGAACATTTCAGCCAGTTTACCACCGATCAGCGCACCGATCAGACCGACCACCAGACTGCCAAGAAAACCACCCCGGCTATTGAGC
This genomic interval from Labrenzia sp. VG12 contains the following:
- a CDS encoding nitrogen regulation protein NR(II); its protein translation is MTDLASPSGRTAALASDGPIILDALPHPVLLVAPDGVIESANMAAEIFMRSSVSVLRRHPISDFVPFGSPLLTLIDQVRERAAPVNEYKVDIGSPRIGAPKVVDINAAPVSDRPGAVVLMFQERTMAEKIDRQLTSRGAARTVTGLAAMLAHEIKNPLSGIRGAAQLIEQSVPAEDRALTRLIMDETDRIVKLVDRMEVFSDERPIEREPVNIHIVLDHVKRLADSGFARDKRIVEVYDPSLPAVFANKDQLIQVFLNLIKNACEAIGDDPDGEIKVSTAFRPGVRLSVPGTDDKVSLPLEFCVQDNGPGVPDDLLPHLFEPFISTKTNGSGLGLALVAKIIGDHGGVIECDSQRHKTVFRILMPAFTGEGEALPTPSSKGTI
- the dusB gene encoding tRNA dihydrouridine synthase DusB encodes the protein MTKSLSIGRHQLPNLAVLAPMSGVSDLPFRRLAARFGAGMVVSEMVASESFVRGDAETQMRAEAQGNGLHVVQLAGREARWMGEAAKVIADLGADVIDINMGCPAKKVTSGYSGSALMRDLDHALTLIEATVEAVDLPVTLKMRLGWDDKSINAPELARRAETAGIQLITVHGRTRCQFYKGRADWPAIAAVKDAISVPLIANGDCRGFDDALTMLEQSGADGVMIGRGAYGRPWLPGHVGHFLATGERLAEPVGRELADLVIEHYEALLGHYGEDGGLRIARKHLGWYLDIAQSAGEGHIPTAIRQTLMTSKQPADVIRLVNEWFPITNERTAA
- a CDS encoding bifunctional 2-C-methyl-D-erythritol 4-phosphate cytidylyltransferase/2-C-methyl-D-erythritol 2,4-cyclodiphosphate synthase, which produces MTNPAAALVVAAGRGTRLADPDDTRPKQYRDLAGQPVLTHTLKALGNHPRIARLVTVMHPDDAALYDEAVSELPPAIIAKLEPAVAGGATRQQSVHAGLQALANTACNQVLIHDAARPFVTTEVLDRLFEALDDGATGVLAAVPVSDTLKRVDANRVSVETVDRTGLWAAQTPQAFELGGILSAHTRAAAAGRDDFTDDTGLAEWDSMSIVISEGDPANFKITTSADLKRAEILARTGVMSDTTNTLRPLADLTDIRTGIGYDVHAFEDGTAVVLGGIEIPHTRKLKGHSDADVVLHAITDATLGAIGDGDIGQHFPPSDPKWKGAASDQFQLDAIRRVAALGGRLAHIDVTVICEEPKIGPHREAVCNSIATICAIPVSRVSVKATTSEKLGFTGRREGIAAVAAVTVRLPLDEEA
- a CDS encoding CinA family protein, producing MTETSPHSLEDLAPLAEKVLDALKAKNMMVATAESCTGGLICGALTEIAGSSAAVDRGFVTYSNEAKTELLGVPAELIAKVGAVSKDVAIAMAEGAVTRSNADIAVSVTGIAGPGGGSEAKPVGTVHLAVACKGRPTEHLHCWFADQGRRSIRLATVQTALISILNAVY
- a CDS encoding type II toxin-antitoxin system RatA family toxin is translated as MPSFTSSHKVNHAADDMFRLVADVERYPEFVPLCQGLHVRGRKELADGRSVLVADMTVAYKLFKETFTSRVELRPDERTILVEYLDGPFKHLENKWTFEDVGEGASTVGFYISYEFRSRTLGSLMGVMFDKAFRKFSSAFEARADEVYGA
- the lipA gene encoding lipoyl synthase is translated as MVTIVDTLNRRQQSADSRPRHPEKAHRPDNPVQRKPKWIRVKAPTSPVYRETKGIVRDNNLVTVCEEAGCPNIGECWSKKHASFMILGDTCTRACAFCNVRTGMPGPVDPKEPQGVADAVAAMGLEHVVITSVDRDDLDDGGATHFANVIQAIRKASPTTTIEVLTPDFLRKDGALEIVVEARPDVFNHNLETVPSKYLKVRPGARYFHSIRLLQKVKELDPEMFTKSGIMVGLGEVRNEVLQLMDDLRAADVDFMTIGQYLQPSKKHHPVIDFVTPEQFKGYERIAYAKGFLKVSASPLTRSSHHAGEDFAELRAARKAKLGH
- a CDS encoding thioesterase family protein, encoding MTDIGLKAFAIRTTDKLRYADTDRQGHVNNAVFATFLETGRVEVIYGEELADEGAAFVIARLELDFLAEVNWPGEVEIGTAVHEIGRSSFKLFQQVFQNGKPVARAVTVIVQMNEATRKSHPLTARARARLEQLVRPALST
- a CDS encoding gamma-glutamylcyclotransferase, coding for MKMPDHTAESRLATYGTLAPGRANHHQVEELAGSWCVGAVRGRLVEAGWGAAMGYPGLILEETGGEIEVHVLESHDLPDHWARLDAFEGSGYERVSVTVICQGGEVMASIYVIAGQHQGNGVE
- a CDS encoding GlsB/YeaQ/YmgE family stress response membrane protein — encoded protein: MGLIIAIIIGLIAGAVAHRVLNSRGGFLGSLVVGLIGALIGGKLAEMFRLQITGGIFDQLVLATVGAILFLFLWKKIRG